A single window of Streptomyces sudanensis DNA harbors:
- a CDS encoding LacI family DNA-binding transcriptional regulator: protein MGGVTVPPPRGAGDPAAGAPRLADLAAQAGVNEATVSRVLNGRAGVAGPTRHRVLAALDVLGYERPLRLRQRSAGLVGLILPELTNPIFPAFAQVVEQVLAGHGYTPVLCTQMPGGATEDELVEQLEERGVTGIVFLSGLHADTSADPSRYARLAARGVPFVLVNGFDERVDAHFVSCDDRAAARMAVRHLAELGHERIGLAVGPARYVPSRRKTEGFVSALHRALGVERERAEEYVRPTLFGVEGGHAAASALLDRGCTGIVCGSDLMALGAVRAVRARGLDVPSHVSVVGFDDSPLIAFTDPPLTTVRQPVRAMATAAVDTLLEEVEGNPVQRTEFVFQPELVVRGSTAAPLR, encoded by the coding sequence GTGGGCGGTGTGACCGTCCCCCCGCCGCGGGGCGCCGGCGATCCGGCCGCCGGCGCCCCGCGGCTCGCGGACCTCGCGGCCCAGGCCGGGGTGAACGAGGCGACCGTCAGCCGGGTCCTCAACGGCCGGGCGGGCGTCGCGGGCCCCACCCGCCACCGGGTGCTCGCCGCGCTCGACGTCCTCGGCTACGAGCGTCCCCTGCGGCTCAGGCAGCGCAGCGCCGGCCTCGTCGGGCTGATCCTCCCCGAGCTGACCAACCCGATCTTCCCCGCGTTCGCCCAGGTCGTCGAGCAGGTCCTGGCCGGCCACGGGTACACGCCGGTGCTGTGCACGCAGATGCCGGGCGGCGCCACGGAGGACGAGCTGGTCGAGCAGCTGGAGGAGCGCGGCGTCACCGGCATCGTGTTCCTGTCCGGCCTGCACGCCGACACCTCCGCCGACCCCTCCCGGTACGCGCGGCTCGCCGCACGCGGCGTCCCGTTCGTCCTCGTCAACGGCTTCGACGAGCGCGTCGACGCCCACTTCGTCTCGTGCGACGACCGGGCCGCGGCCCGCATGGCCGTGCGCCACCTGGCGGAGCTGGGCCACGAGCGCATCGGCCTCGCCGTCGGCCCCGCCCGGTACGTCCCCTCCCGCCGCAAGACCGAGGGCTTCGTCTCCGCGCTCCACCGGGCGCTGGGCGTGGAACGCGAACGCGCCGAGGAGTACGTCCGGCCGACCCTGTTCGGCGTGGAGGGCGGCCACGCGGCGGCGAGCGCCCTGCTGGACCGGGGCTGCACGGGCATCGTGTGCGGCAGCGACCTGATGGCCCTCGGCGCGGTCCGCGCGGTCCGCGCCCGCGGCCTGGACGTGCCGTCGCACGTGTCGGTGGTCGGCTTCGACGACTCCCCGCTGATCGCCTTCACCGACCCGCCCCTGACGACCGTGCGGCAGCCGGTGCGGGCGATGGCGACGGCGGCGGTGGACACGCTGCTGGAGGAGGTCGAGGGGAACCCGGTCCAGCGCACGGAGTTCGTCTTCCAGCCGGAACTGGTGGTCCGCGGCTCCACGGCGGCCCCGCTCCGCTGA
- a CDS encoding glycoside hydrolase family 13 protein — MTQHLAAPAAPTAGTDTGWWREAVIYQVYPRSFADADGDGMGDLKGVRSRLPYLRDLGVDAVWLSPFYASPQADAGYDVADYRAVDPVFGTLHDADALVREAHALGLRVIVDLVPNHSSDRHEWFRRALREGPGSPSRERYHFRPGRGRDGELPPNDWESVFGGPAWTRVADGEWYLHLFAPEQPDFNWDHPAVHDEFRSVLRFWLDMGVDGFRVDVAHGLVKAPGLPDLGTHDQLKLLGSEVTPFFDQDGVHEIYRDWRRVLEEYSPSPSAEGLPGHRVLVAEAWTPTVERTARYVRPDEMHQAFNFQYLTTSWDADELREVVDASLAAMRPVGAPATWVLSNHDVTRHATRFANPPGLGTQLREPGDRELGLRRARAATLLMLALPGSAYVYQGEELGLPDVTDLPDEVRQDPSFFRASGQDGFRDGCRVPIPWTVEGPSYGFGPGGSWLPQPAGWGALSVEAQTGVPGSTLELYRTALRVRREHPGLGAGEAVEWLEAPAGVLAFRRDGFACTANTTGEPVRLPAPGRLLLSSEPVRAGGDGTAELPADTTAWWAV; from the coding sequence ATGACCCAGCACCTCGCCGCCCCCGCCGCCCCGACCGCCGGCACGGACACCGGCTGGTGGAGAGAAGCGGTGATCTACCAGGTCTACCCGCGCAGCTTCGCCGACGCGGACGGCGACGGCATGGGCGACCTCAAGGGCGTCCGCAGCCGCCTGCCGTACCTGAGGGACCTCGGCGTCGACGCCGTCTGGCTGAGCCCCTTCTACGCCTCGCCGCAGGCCGACGCCGGGTACGACGTCGCCGACTACCGGGCCGTCGACCCCGTGTTCGGCACCCTCCACGACGCCGACGCGCTCGTCCGCGAGGCCCACGCGCTGGGCCTGCGCGTCATCGTCGACCTCGTCCCCAACCACTCCTCCGACCGGCACGAGTGGTTCCGGCGCGCCCTGCGCGAGGGCCCCGGCTCCCCGTCGCGCGAGCGGTACCACTTCCGCCCCGGCCGGGGGAGGGACGGCGAACTGCCGCCCAACGACTGGGAGTCCGTCTTCGGCGGCCCCGCCTGGACCCGCGTCGCCGACGGCGAGTGGTACCTGCACCTGTTCGCCCCCGAGCAGCCCGACTTCAACTGGGACCACCCCGCCGTCCACGACGAGTTCCGCTCCGTCCTGCGGTTCTGGCTCGACATGGGCGTCGACGGGTTCCGCGTCGACGTCGCCCACGGCCTCGTCAAGGCACCCGGCCTGCCCGACCTCGGCACCCACGACCAGCTGAAGCTCCTCGGCAGCGAGGTGACGCCGTTCTTCGACCAGGACGGCGTCCACGAGATATACCGGGACTGGCGCAGGGTCCTGGAGGAGTACTCCCCCTCGCCCTCCGCGGAGGGGCTCCCCGGCCACCGCGTCCTCGTCGCCGAGGCGTGGACCCCCACCGTCGAGCGCACCGCCCGCTACGTGCGCCCCGACGAGATGCACCAGGCGTTCAACTTCCAGTACCTGACCACCTCCTGGGACGCGGACGAACTGCGCGAGGTCGTCGACGCGTCCCTCGCCGCGATGCGTCCCGTCGGCGCCCCCGCCACCTGGGTGCTCTCCAACCACGACGTCACCCGGCATGCCACCCGCTTCGCCAACCCGCCCGGCCTGGGCACCCAGTTGCGCGAGCCCGGCGACCGCGAACTGGGCCTGCGCCGCGCCCGCGCCGCCACCCTGCTGATGCTGGCCCTGCCCGGCTCCGCCTACGTCTACCAGGGCGAGGAGCTCGGCCTGCCCGACGTCACCGACCTGCCGGACGAGGTCCGCCAGGACCCGTCGTTCTTCCGCGCCTCCGGCCAGGACGGCTTCCGCGACGGCTGCCGCGTCCCCATCCCGTGGACGGTCGAGGGCCCCTCGTACGGCTTCGGCCCGGGCGGGAGCTGGCTGCCGCAGCCCGCCGGCTGGGGCGCCCTGAGCGTCGAGGCGCAGACCGGCGTGCCCGGCTCCACCCTGGAGCTGTACCGCACCGCCCTGCGCGTCCGCCGCGAGCACCCGGGCCTCGGCGCGGGCGAGGCGGTGGAGTGGCTGGAGGCACCCGCGGGCGTCCTGGCGTTCCGCCGCGACGGGTTCGCGTGCACCGCGAACACCACCGGCGAACCGGTCCGCCTCCCCGCGCCCGGCCGACTGCTGCTCTCCAGCGAACCGGTCCGCGCCGGCGGGGACGGCACGGCCGAACTGCCCGCCGACACGACCGCCTGGTGGGCGGTGTGA
- a CDS encoding sugar ABC transporter permease, with translation MSTATEPRDDAPAARAGTGAGAADRPGAARRGARGRGERSPLASAGLHAALATAALVAVFPIAYMVFVSLRGRDGWTRPTSTEGGLETGNYAYVLTETEFPRWFANSVLVATGTTLIGVLIAASTGYAISRMRFPGYRPLMWVLLVTQMFPVAVLIVALYNILGGLGLLDSYLGLILTYCSVSVPFCAWMMKGYFDTIPHEIDEAGRVDGLTPFGTFYRLVLPLAKPGLAVTAFYSFLTAWGEVAFARAFLSSDSMLTLSVGLQSFIGQHKAEWGYLTASAVIVTVPAGLVFLLVQRNLVAGLTAGGTKG, from the coding sequence ATGAGCACCGCGACCGAACCCCGCGACGACGCCCCGGCCGCCCGCGCCGGAACGGGCGCGGGCGCCGCCGACCGCCCCGGCGCGGCCCGCCGCGGGGCCCGCGGGCGCGGGGAGCGCTCCCCGCTCGCCTCGGCCGGGCTGCACGCCGCGCTGGCCACCGCGGCCCTCGTCGCGGTCTTCCCGATCGCGTACATGGTCTTCGTCTCGCTGCGCGGCCGGGACGGCTGGACCAGGCCCACCAGCACCGAGGGCGGCCTGGAGACCGGCAACTACGCGTACGTGCTGACCGAGACCGAGTTCCCCCGCTGGTTCGCCAACTCGGTGCTCGTCGCCACCGGCACCACGCTGATCGGCGTCCTCATCGCCGCCTCCACCGGGTACGCCATCTCCCGGATGCGCTTCCCCGGGTACCGGCCGCTGATGTGGGTGCTGCTCGTCACCCAGATGTTCCCCGTCGCCGTGCTGATCGTCGCCCTCTACAACATCCTCGGCGGCCTGGGCCTGCTCGACTCGTACCTCGGCCTGATCCTCACCTACTGCTCCGTGTCGGTGCCCTTCTGCGCCTGGATGATGAAGGGCTACTTCGACACGATCCCGCACGAGATCGACGAGGCCGGCCGGGTCGACGGGCTCACCCCGTTCGGCACCTTCTACCGGCTGGTCCTGCCGCTGGCGAAGCCGGGCCTCGCCGTCACCGCCTTCTACTCGTTCCTCACCGCGTGGGGGGAGGTCGCCTTCGCCCGCGCCTTCCTCTCCAGCGACTCGATGCTCACCCTCTCGGTGGGCCTGCAGAGCTTCATCGGCCAGCACAAGGCCGAGTGGGGCTACCTCACCGCCTCCGCCGTGATCGTCACGGTCCCGGCGGGCCTGGTGTTCCTCCTCGTCCAGCGCAACCTCGTCGCCGGCCTCACGGCGGGCGGCACCAAGGGCTGA
- a CDS encoding carbohydrate ABC transporter permease yields MKTAAADPAAADPAATGRPARPGPLARAKRSYDRHWYAWAMVLPVVLVIGVLIAYPLGRGIYLSFTDADELNVAKQLGATEIPATYRFVGLDNYLRVLSGADGEFYPKLLWTVVWTASCVFFHYTIGLGLALLLNRRVRGRSLYRVLLVLPWAVPAFVATYVWRMMYNSESGVFNAVLGQLGVGPVDWLGDTFTQKVAVVGVNVWLGVPFMMVALLGGLQAIPGEQYEAAEMDGASPWQRFRHVTLPGLRPVSATVILLGTIWTFNMFPIVYLMLGEANALHSEILVTYAYRLAFGSVRDYAGAATYGVLILSMLLVFAVLYRRMLDRQEAAR; encoded by the coding sequence GTGAAGACCGCCGCAGCAGACCCCGCCGCAGCAGACCCCGCCGCGACCGGGCGCCCCGCCCGGCCCGGCCCGCTCGCCCGCGCGAAGCGCTCGTACGACCGGCACTGGTACGCCTGGGCCATGGTGCTCCCGGTGGTGCTGGTCATCGGCGTGCTGATCGCCTATCCGCTGGGCCGGGGGATCTACCTGTCGTTCACCGACGCCGACGAGCTCAACGTCGCCAAGCAGCTCGGCGCGACCGAGATCCCGGCCACCTACCGGTTCGTCGGCCTCGACAACTACCTGCGGGTGCTGTCCGGCGCCGACGGCGAGTTCTACCCCAAGCTCCTGTGGACCGTCGTGTGGACCGCGTCCTGCGTGTTCTTCCACTACACGATCGGCCTGGGACTCGCCCTGCTGCTCAACCGCAGGGTCAGGGGCCGCTCCCTGTACCGGGTGCTGCTCGTCCTGCCGTGGGCGGTGCCGGCCTTCGTCGCCACCTACGTCTGGCGCATGATGTACAACTCCGAGTCCGGCGTCTTCAACGCCGTCCTCGGGCAGCTCGGCGTCGGCCCCGTCGACTGGCTCGGCGACACCTTCACGCAGAAGGTCGCCGTCGTCGGCGTCAACGTCTGGCTCGGCGTGCCGTTCATGATGGTCGCCCTCCTCGGCGGGCTCCAGGCCATCCCCGGCGAGCAGTACGAGGCCGCCGAGATGGACGGCGCGAGCCCCTGGCAGCGGTTCCGCCACGTCACCCTGCCCGGCCTGCGCCCGGTCAGCGCCACGGTGATCCTGCTCGGCACCATCTGGACATTCAACATGTTCCCGATCGTCTACCTGATGCTCGGCGAGGCGAACGCCCTGCACAGCGAGATCCTCGTGACCTACGCCTACCGGCTCGCCTTCGGCTCCGTACGCGACTACGCGGGCGCCGCCACGTACGGCGTCCTCATCCTCTCCATGCTCCTCGTCTTCGCGGTCCTCTACCGCCGGATGCTCGACCGTCAGGAGGCCGCCCGATGA
- a CDS encoding extracellular solute-binding protein encodes MRRGIAATALVAGVALVATACGGGDTAKTGGPVTITWWDTSDATNEAPTYRKLIERFEAAHKDVKVTYQNVPFAEAEQKYKTAAQAGNAPDVLRADVGWTAGLAENRYLAPLDGTPAVKEIGSFNKNLVEGARVDGKLYGVPQVTDALALLYNKDVLAKAGVQPPKTWAELSTAAKTIKRKTGVDGIYLNPDSYFALPFLYGEGGAMLDTGAKKITVDDAAGQKAVRTAVDLIRSGAAVKPDFTDGYSNMQAAFKDGRVAMVVNGPWSTADDLTGKAFRNKDNLGVAPVPAGSAGKAGTPTGGHNLVVYNGSDAPRKEAAQKFVAFMTSAASQEFAATETGVLPTRDDAYTAEVVADPIRAAFKEVLADSTARPAVSGVSDMFTEWTKQYVETLKGATTVEKGLDTTAEKWKTNIGSLKEYSVD; translated from the coding sequence ATGCGGCGTGGCATAGCGGCCACCGCGCTGGTCGCGGGAGTGGCCCTGGTGGCGACGGCCTGCGGCGGCGGGGACACGGCGAAGACCGGCGGCCCGGTCACCATCACCTGGTGGGACACCTCGGACGCCACGAACGAGGCCCCGACCTACCGGAAGCTGATCGAGAGGTTCGAGGCCGCCCACAAGGACGTCAAGGTCACGTACCAGAACGTCCCGTTCGCCGAGGCGGAGCAGAAGTACAAGACCGCAGCCCAGGCCGGCAACGCCCCCGACGTGCTGCGCGCCGACGTCGGCTGGACCGCCGGCCTCGCCGAGAACCGGTACCTCGCCCCGCTCGACGGCACCCCCGCCGTCAAGGAGATCGGCTCCTTCAACAAGAACCTGGTCGAGGGCGCCAGGGTCGACGGGAAGCTGTACGGCGTCCCGCAGGTCACCGACGCCCTCGCGCTCCTCTACAACAAGGACGTCCTCGCGAAGGCCGGCGTCCAGCCGCCGAAGACCTGGGCCGAGCTGTCCACCGCCGCCAAGACCATCAAGCGGAAGACCGGCGTCGACGGCATCTACCTCAACCCCGACAGCTACTTCGCCCTGCCGTTCCTCTACGGCGAGGGCGGCGCCATGCTCGACACCGGCGCCAAGAAGATCACCGTCGACGACGCGGCCGGGCAGAAGGCCGTCCGGACCGCCGTCGACCTGATCAGGAGCGGCGCCGCCGTCAAGCCGGACTTCACCGACGGCTACAGCAACATGCAGGCCGCCTTCAAGGACGGCAGGGTCGCCATGGTCGTCAACGGCCCGTGGTCCACCGCCGACGACCTCACCGGCAAGGCGTTCAGGAACAAGGACAACCTCGGCGTCGCCCCGGTCCCGGCGGGCTCCGCCGGCAAGGCCGGCACCCCCACCGGCGGCCACAACCTGGTCGTCTACAACGGCTCCGACGCCCCCCGCAAGGAGGCCGCCCAGAAGTTCGTGGCGTTCATGACCTCCGCCGCGTCGCAGGAGTTCGCCGCCACCGAGACCGGCGTCCTGCCGACGCGCGACGACGCCTACACCGCCGAGGTCGTCGCCGACCCGATCCGCGCCGCCTTCAAGGAGGTCCTGGCCGACTCCACCGCGCGCCCCGCGGTCTCCGGCGTGAGCGACATGTTCACCGAGTGGACCAAGCAGTACGTCGAGACCCTCAAGGGCGCCACCACCGTCGAGAAGGGACTCGACACCACCGCCGAGAAGTGGAAGACCAACATCGGCTCCCTCAAGGAGTACTCGGTCGACTGA
- a CDS encoding LacI family DNA-binding transcriptional regulator translates to MTARLADIAAQAGVSEATVSRVLNGRPGVAAATRQSVLAALDVLGYERPVRLQQRSAGLVGLITPELDNPIFPALAQVIGQALTRQGYTPVLATQTPGGSTEDELTGMLVERGVSGIVFVSGLHADTTADTGRYDRLRGQGVPFVLINGFSPHIRAPFVSPDDRAAMRLAVTHLASLGHTGIGLAVGPKRFVPVLRKIEGFRAAMRERLGLSPEETEELVRHSLYTLEGGQAAAGALLERGCSAIVCASDMMALGAIRAARQRGLRVPGDVSVVGFDDSPLIAFTDPPLTTIRQPVQAMGQAAVRALLEEIGGTPAPHGEFVFMPELVVRGSTAPGPQGRGSSGGRTAGGGNPFEG, encoded by the coding sequence GTGACCGCGCGGCTGGCCGACATCGCAGCTCAGGCGGGGGTCAGCGAAGCCACAGTCAGCCGCGTGCTCAACGGCAGGCCCGGTGTGGCCGCGGCCACCCGCCAGTCCGTGCTGGCCGCGCTGGACGTGCTCGGCTACGAGCGGCCGGTGCGGCTGCAGCAGCGCAGCGCCGGGCTCGTGGGGCTCATCACGCCCGAGCTGGACAACCCGATCTTCCCGGCGCTGGCCCAGGTCATCGGGCAGGCCCTCACCCGCCAGGGGTACACGCCGGTCCTCGCCACGCAGACGCCGGGCGGGTCCACCGAGGACGAGTTGACCGGGATGCTCGTCGAGCGGGGCGTCTCCGGGATCGTCTTCGTCTCCGGCCTGCACGCCGACACGACCGCCGACACCGGGCGGTACGACCGGCTGCGCGGCCAGGGCGTGCCCTTCGTCCTGATCAACGGCTTCTCGCCGCACATCCGGGCGCCGTTCGTCTCGCCCGACGACCGGGCCGCGATGCGGCTCGCCGTCACCCACCTCGCCTCCCTCGGCCACACCGGGATCGGGCTCGCGGTCGGGCCGAAGCGGTTCGTGCCCGTCCTGCGCAAGATCGAGGGCTTCCGCGCCGCGATGCGGGAACGGCTCGGCCTCTCCCCGGAGGAGACCGAGGAGCTGGTCCGGCACTCCCTGTACACGCTCGAGGGCGGGCAGGCCGCGGCGGGCGCGCTCCTCGAACGGGGCTGCTCGGCGATCGTGTGCGCCAGCGACATGATGGCGCTCGGCGCGATCCGGGCCGCACGGCAGCGGGGGCTGCGGGTGCCCGGGGACGTGTCGGTGGTCGGCTTCGACGACTCCCCCCTCATAGCCTTCACCGATCCGCCCCTGACCACGATCCGGCAGCCGGTGCAGGCCATGGGGCAGGCGGCGGTGCGGGCGCTGCTGGAGGAGATCGGCGGAACGCCCGCCCCGCACGGCGAGTTCGTCTTCATGCCGGAACTGGTCGTACGCGGCTCGACGGCGCCGGGGCCCCAGGGCCGGGGGTCCTCCGGAGGACGGACCGCTGGTGGTGGAAATCCGTTTGAAGGATGA
- a CDS encoding phosphatase PAP2 family protein has protein sequence MDDRTSTTLTGRSARRPAAWHRLRSPRHPRIWVEILLIAVSYGVYSLIRNAVPEQKAQALRNADWIWRAEHSLGLAFEKTVNHAVNSVDWLVVSMNYYYATLHFLVTIGVLVWLYRWHPGRYAAIRMILFSTTAVALLGYYLYPLAPPRLMESEDFVDTVLVHQTWGSMASGDLKQMSNQYAAMPSMHIGWSLWCGLAIFALTRAPWARILGLLYPTLTLVVIVATANHFWLDAVGGVLCLGFGLGLVYAWYGMPPHRLPRYVRGRGAREGAPVAEPVVVPAPGMEGPVEPAAPAVGAAHAP, from the coding sequence ATGGATGACAGGACTTCGACCACGTTGACAGGCCGTTCGGCGAGACGCCCGGCCGCGTGGCACCGGCTGCGCTCCCCGCGCCACCCGCGCATCTGGGTCGAGATCCTGCTCATCGCGGTCAGTTACGGCGTGTACTCGCTCATCCGCAACGCGGTGCCCGAGCAGAAGGCGCAGGCGCTGCGCAACGCCGACTGGATCTGGCGTGCCGAGCACAGCCTGGGCCTGGCCTTCGAGAAGACGGTCAACCACGCGGTGAACTCGGTGGACTGGCTCGTCGTGTCGATGAACTACTACTACGCGACGCTGCACTTCCTCGTCACCATCGGGGTGCTGGTGTGGCTCTACCGCTGGCACCCGGGCCGCTACGCGGCGATCCGCATGATCCTGTTCTCCACCACCGCCGTCGCCCTGCTCGGCTACTACCTGTACCCGCTCGCCCCCCCGCGGCTGATGGAGAGCGAGGACTTCGTCGACACGGTGCTGGTCCACCAGACGTGGGGCTCGATGGCCTCGGGCGACCTGAAGCAGATGTCGAACCAGTACGCCGCGATGCCGTCGATGCACATCGGCTGGTCCCTCTGGTGCGGGCTGGCGATATTCGCCCTCACCAGGGCCCCGTGGGCGCGGATCCTGGGACTGCTGTACCCGACGCTCACCCTGGTCGTGATCGTCGCGACCGCCAACCACTTCTGGCTGGACGCCGTCGGCGGCGTCCTCTGCCTCGGCTTCGGCCTCGGCCTGGTGTACGCCTGGTACGGGATGCCGCCGCACCGGCTGCCGCGGTACGTGCGCGGGCGCGGCGCGCGGGAGGGCGCCCCCGTGGCGGAACCGGTCGTCGTGCCCGCGCCCGGTATGGAGGGCCCCGTGGAGCCGGCGGCGCCCGCGGTGGGCGCGGCCCACGCCCCGTAG